The proteins below come from a single Chelmon rostratus isolate fCheRos1 chromosome 12, fCheRos1.pri, whole genome shotgun sequence genomic window:
- the si:ch1073-184j22.2 gene encoding dual specificity protein phosphatase 18 yields the protein MSVSRITPTLFLGGADAPLNATLVSQMGITLIVNATLNHVCPAYPGVECVRVPVSDLPSARLGDHFDRVAARIHGNRAGGTLVHCAAGMSRSPALVMAYLMRYRGVTLSQAHRWVRESRPYVRLNAGFWEQLLEYERRLYGRNTVRVAAVQETPPPPPPPTPRVTRSLPPLQQTSWLTLVPRSPVMTRAAVTSRSQVTTPANKRRRGAKSSNGKKL from the coding sequence ATGTCGGTCTCTCGCATCACGCCCACCTTGTTCCTCGGGGGGGCCGACGCGCCGCTCAACGCCACGCTGGTGTCGCAGATGGGCATCACCCTGATTGTCAACGCCACGCTCAACCACGTTTGCCCCGCTTACCCGGGGGTGGAGTGTGTGCGGGTCCCAGTCTCCGACCTGCCCAGCGCCCGCCTCGGAGACCACTTCGACCGAGTGGCCGCACGAATCCATGGCAACCGCGCGGGGGGCACGCTGGTGCACTGCGCCGCCGGTATGAGCCGCTCACCAGCGTTGGTGATGGCGTACCTGATGCGGTACAGGGGGGTGACGCTCAGCCAGGCGCACCGCTGGGTCCGGGAGAGCCGGCCCTACGTCAGGCTGAACGCCGGCTTCtgggagcagctgctggagtaCGAGAGGAGGCTGTACGGGAGAAACACCGTCAGAGTGGCAGCAGTGCAAGAGACGCCCCCGCCCCCGCCCCCACCGACGCCCAGGGTGACGAGGTCGCTGCCTCCACTGCAGCAGACCAGCTGGTTGACGCTGGTACCCAGGTCACCTGTGATGACCCGGGCGGCAGTGACGTCACGGTCACAGGTGACAACGCCGGCAAACAAGCGAAGAAGAGGAGCCAAATCCAGCAACGGCAAAAAGCTCTGA
- the sft2d3 gene encoding vesicle transport protein SFT2C, whose product MADLNRQLQEYLAQSKGGGAKTISQSSSSTSVDLDEPEQVSGSWFGRWSSPWSGIRRGSPSGQSSSGNSGFSWPWSTEPDPCLPGMSRRQRLVAFGVCVSFSALCFGLSALYAPLLLLYARKFALLWSLGSLFAIAAAAVLRGPSRLAAGLPTSPGAAVYLCALGGTLYAALSLHSTVLTALGAALQVTVIVGYVVSLLPGGSAGIRFMGGMAASAIKRTVTGKTMPI is encoded by the coding sequence ATGGCGGATCTGAACCGACAGCTTCAGGAGTATTTGGCCCAGTCCAAAGGTGGCGGCGCCAAGACTATCTCCCAGTCCAGCTCCAGCACCTCGGTGGACCTGGACGAACCGGAACAAGTATCTGGGAGCTGGTTCGGGCGGTGGTCGAGCCCATGGTCCGGGATCCGCCGCGGTAGCCCGTCCGGCCAGAGTTCCAGCGGAAACAGCGGCTTTTCTTGGCCGTGGTCGACCGAGCCGGACCCCTGCCTACCGGGCATGAGCCGCCGGCAACGGTTGGTGGCCTTCGGGGTGTGCGTGTCGTTTTCCGCGCTGTGTTTCGGACTGTCGGCGCTGTACgcgccgctgctgctgctctacgCGCGCAAGTTCGCGCTGCTGTGGTCGCTCGGTTCGCTGTTCGCCATCGCCGCGGCGGCGGTGCTGCGCGGCCCCAGCAGATTGGCCGCAGGCCTGCCCACGTCTCCAGGTGCCGCAGTCTACCTGTGCGCCCTCGGAGGGACTCTGTACGCGGCGCTGAGCCTCCACAGCACCGTGCTGACCGCACTGGGAGCCGCCCTGCAGGTCACCGTCATCGTCGGGTACGTGGTGTCGCTGCTGCCCGGGGGGAGCGCCGGGATCCGCTTCATGGGAGGGATGGCTGCGTCTGCCATCAAGAGGACCGTCACCGGGAAAACCATGCCAATCTGA